The region TGCGGGCCACAGCTGGGAGGTGAGTATACCTGGCTCTGTCCCACCTGCCCTAATTCCTCTCTGTCCTCATCACCCTGTCCATCCTTCATCTCAGCAAAGCCACAGAAGCCCCTAATCAACCCCTGCTGCTCCTTGGAACTGCCCCCCAACACCCTCCCTCTGATGTCCCCTGACACCCCAGGGGTCCTGCCAATGGCAGTTTCTAGGCAAGATTTACAAAGCTAAGAGGCAGCAGACTCCCCCTCTGAAGATTTCAGAGGCCCTGGGCAGCCACTGTTCCCTCTTCAAATCCAGTGTGGTCCAAGTGCACGGAGGTTgatcacttattcattcacttacCCAATCCTTTATTtgctcattcactcaacaaacattccCTGAGTACCTATTACGTGCTGGATGCTGGGGAGAGAATGGAGGGAGAGTCGGACAAGCTGCCTCTGAGGAAACTCACATGGGGGAGAGGAGCAGACTCTGCAATGTTTTTACATACTCTCATGAAATTTCACTGTGATAACACAGTTGAGAAGGACTGGGCCAGGCTCCTGCAGACTCAAGTGACCAGGCCTTTCTGAGATCTGGGCTCAAGTAGGAGCTGATTATTTGAGGATCTGGGGAGGgtcttccaggcagaggaaaaaacCATTGCAAAGGCAAAACACGGCCTGTGTGTCTGGTGTgctggaaaaaaagcaaaaagggtGACGCCGAGCGGGGAGAGGTCTATGGGAAGCCCCTCTTTCTGGCTGAGTGTAGAAGAGACTGCCGTAGAGCACAGGGGTATGGGgcgcagggaaggagggagacctTGGATGGGGCTCAGAGGTCGTGGGAGCTCAGACCTGCAGGAGGAAGGagtggagggaagagagaagggtCCAGAATAGGTTCTGGAGGTGGAACCAGCTGATTGACAGATGGCTTTGGATACTGGAGTTGAGTGAGGAGGAGGGGTTCAGGAAGACCCTGATTCTTGGGGCTCCTGCAAAGTGGTTAGTTGGGGAGCCTTTCTGTAGGAGGTGGGGACAGTGCAGGGTGCATGGCTAGAGGGGTAAAGGAAGGCACTGCTCTGCTCATATGCTCAGCCAGCCCTGCCACAGAAAGTGAGGGAGCAGTGCAGACCCCTCTGGTCTGACAGCCCTATCTCTGCCCCAGGACACCCCACTGCTGACCCTCAGGCAGAACCAGCAATGGATCTACCTGGAGAATCTCGCTCCAGGCATGCAATATGAGCTTCAGGTGCGGGCCAAGCCCCAGCTAGGCAGGCATGAGGTTTGGAGCCACTGGAGCCAGCCCCTGACCTTCAGGACGGTCCCTGCAGGTACTGATGGGGAGCTGAGGTGGGGATGCAGCCTAGGTAATGGGGAGGGACTGGTGGGGCAGCTTTGGGGTATATTCACAGCACCCTTCGACCATCTTTAGCTCACTGGATGTGACCTGCAGGGTGAGAAATGTGGGCAAATTTTGCAGATGGGAACAGGGATTCGGTGAAAGGGTGGGACTTCTCAGAGGCCTTGTGAGTTagtgaggaggccagtgaggctctttcttctttctccacccTTTAACCTCaagcttttggtttctgccaagGTCTGGGGTGGGCTGTTTTCACCTGTTAGCCTATTTCTTCACCTGTGAAGTGGGTACCATGGTACCACGGCAGGGCTGCTGTGATGAAGTCATACAATGCCCCATGTCGGCTGAGCACACAGCAGGTCTGCTGGGTCACCTGGGACCTTATAAAGGCCTTGGGTCATCCCTCAGCACCACATTATGGGTGGGGGATGCTGGAGTGACTGGGGGTGGGGCACACTTCTTTaacccctctcctcctcttcctaccCTCTGGGCAGAAACCAGGAAGAAAATCCCACCTCTCCCTTGGTTGGGCCACATCATCTTGGGCGTTGGCAGTTTCGTCGGTCTTGTCCTCTTGGTTTACTTTCTGGGCAACTTCCGGTGCATCAGGCTATGGTAAGAAGAATGCTCCCCTCCCCGGCTTCCACGTCTCGGTCTGACATCTCCCATGGCCAGGTCAGCTTCTGGGCTGAGCCCCGTATTCTGACAGTCCAGTGCCCCCTCTGCCATCCCAAGGGTCCTCCCTGCCTAACATCTGGCCTTTTCCCCAAAAAAGGGAGGCCCAAGGGACCAGCCCGAGAGGAGAGGAGTAGGGAGAAGCCCATGGGAGCCCTGCCCAGAGCATTAGGGTCAGGACTTgagtatgtacatgtatatgagCCAGCTGCTTTGTGTTGGGGGCTGGGGTGTCGTTATGGGTCTGaccattcatttgttctttccttCATTTGCCGAGTCCCAGCTCAGAACCAGGTATGGTGCTGAGCGCTGGGAATGTAAGCAAAGCCACAGGCATGTCATCGCATTTTCAGGGACTCACCATCCCATGGGGGATGGCAGATATTTATCATGCAGGTTTATAATGACATGAGATTAGGGTGGTGAAGGAAGGTGCTAGATGTACTAGAAGTAGACAATAGGAAGGGGAGCCTCAGCTAAGAGGTGACCAGGGGATGCCTCCCCGAGGCGGCGATGATGGCATTGAAATCTGGAGGAGGAGCAAATCAGGCAGGGAAGGGTCAGGAGCTTGTCCATCCCAAGCAGAGGAAAAGCTTGTGCAAAGACCTTGGGTGGGAACAAGGGAGAAGCATTCCAGGAACAGAGAGTATAGGAAAGTGGGTGTGGTCAGAGACCAGAAGGAAGTTTGGGACCTGAGCCTGGACTTCTGGGCAGCAGCCAGGTTTCCTGGAGTCTTGAGGCATACATCTTGAAGTGGATGCACACAGACACTGGGGCACTCAGCTTGGCAAGCAGTGCATGGGCTGGGATTCAGCTTCTCATCACCATCGGTCCTCCcccttaaaaaaaacacataaaacccAGGCGCCCTTGGGCAGTGCACAACTTGAACCACGGTCTATGGCAGCCTTGACGAGGAGGCCCACAGTCTGGCCTCTCTCTTACCTTCCTCCTCTTGGTTCACTCTGCTCTGGTCTTCTTCATGGTCTCCCACCCCCACGTCCTTCTGCTCTCTCCACAGAACAAATGGTATACTTGCATACTTGGGTCATTAACTGGCTCCCCATTAGAACGCCAGCTCCTTTAGAGCAGGGACCTCCTCTGTTGATTCTTCTTGTGttcccagtgcccagcacaatACTCTCCCTTACTGGGCATGCAATCAACATCAACAGAATAAACGAACGTGTGTGGTGAGGCTCTGTGCCCTGCACTCAGACCTGCGGGGCTGATGGCAGGACTCTGTGGGCCCCCTTCCCTTCtcacccttcttccctccctcctctcccctctgcagGCTGAAGAAGGTTCTGAAGTGTCACATCCCAGACCCCTCGGAGTTTTTTTCCCAGCTGAGCTCTGAGCATGGAGGAGATTTCCAGGTAGGAGtctggaggaggaggacagagcAGGCAGTTGACACAGGCTGGCcagagggtgggctggggtgtggacagggtgggaaggaggtggaGAGCAGCAGGTTTTGCACTTCGGGTGAAGAAATGTAAAGTCAGCTGCctctaggtgtgtgtgtgtgtgaacagtcgtgtaggactctttgcaaccccatggactgtagccggcctggcttctccatccatgggattctccaggcaagaatactggagtgggtggccatggactcctccaggggatcttcctgacccagggatcaaacccaagtctcttgcatctcctgcactggcaggcagattctttagcaacttcACCACCTGGGACGCCCTGGACCCCTCTCCCCAGTTCTGGTACCCGTGTTCTCAGGCTGAATGGCAGCGTCCATCTGAGTGAGCCAGCCTACCTGGGCTCTAACTCTGGCTCcaccacttcctggctgtgtggctTGGGGCAAATTATagaacctctctgtgtctcaagtttcctcacctgtaaaatgggtggtGGGGTAAGGTGAGATAATATTAGTATGATTACGATCCCAAGGACATAGCCCAGCATACAGCTAATGCTCACAAAACCCTCACTGGAATTACCCACACTGGGCTGTTGTTGGAACAGGATTCACCAGGTTCAAGTTCTCACCCCACTCTCGTGCAGATCTGCTCTGAGGGGCTAGTGCTTTCCCTGCTTTCGAAAAATTCCCCCAGCCAGCCTCCATGACTTATCACAAGTGCTAGCAAGACCTCTAGGCATTTCTAGTTACAAAACAGATTCATTTTAAAAGTGCACCCCTGTATGTCGGAATGCTCTGAATGCCATGCAGAGTTCAGCCGTCTCCCTCAGCCCACACATGCTTCAGGAAGGAAGCTTCCGGGAGGGAGGGGGGTGTGGTGGGCCACTTCTACCACCCCACCCCATACTCTAGGCTCACTAGATTCGTGTTGGTGGAGGGGGTGAGGTGGGAGTGGACAGAGGTCAAGAGAAATGCCCAGAGGCTGGGAAGCCATGCTGGAGCAGGCCTGTCACAAGCTGGCTTTGGCGTTCTCTAATGGGGCTGATCAGGGCCCCTTCTGGAAGTCTCTGGAAAACTCTCAGGACTGGGCACATTTTGCCTGCAGTGCTCCTTATGTGGGAAATGTATCTCCTTAAAACTCTTCCTTTAGCCTGAAAATTAGTGATCTCCCCACCAACAAAGGTATTCAAGTCAGCCTTGGCTGACTGTGTGTTGGTCACATGGTAGAAGGGATACCGAGTGAGAAGCTGGACTAGATGCAGCCTCAGACCTCTTCCAGCTTGAGGTCCTTCTGAGTCTATGGGCTTGGGACATTTTGAGGCAGGACTGGGGTCCTTTCTAGAGAGCTGCATCTTCCCATGAGATCAACCCTAGGTCGAAATGCCTAGCCCAGGTCTGTCATGTGTGGTGGGGGGTATCCCGAAAAGGCCCTAGGGATGCAGATGTGACTAGGGGCGACAGATGGCCGAGAGggaccccaccctctcctctgcaTCTGGGTGACAGGccagctcctctctctctctgccccagaaCCCCGAGCTCCAAGACCCCAGGGCCCACTGCCCTGTTCGTGGGACCCAGGAGTGCGTGTGCCAGTGTGTGTGACAAGAATGAATTTCTTCCTGTGCCGCACCAcaatcccccctcccccgcccacgTCCACTTCAAGGCATTGTGGATGGAGGCCCAGGCCCCGGAAGTGGCTGACCACACAGCTCTGAGGCCTAGCACACCAGTGCAGGCCACAGAGCTGCCCTTTCCTTCTGGCCGCTGCTCAGCACTGCTGCCTGACCCTGCCTTCTGCTTCCTCTTCGAGTGTTGGAGCCCCATCCGGCCTGGCTCTTGCCCTCTCTCCCGCCTCTGTCCTTCGCCATCCTTAGTTGGCCCTCACTGTCCTTCTCTCTCGGCCTTTTCTCCTGTAACATGAACACCTGGTTTGGGGAAGGGGGTAGATGTTGTCAAGTGGTCCAGTCATTAATTCACCTGCAACATATCGACTGGGCCTCTTGATCCCCATGCTGGGCACAAGGGTGCAGAGGGGACCCGTCACACCTGGTCCCTGCACTCAGGGGACCACAGTCCAGCTGCATAGGACTCCCAGGACAGAAGGCTGTTGGGGTTCTCAAGTGCAACCTCCTGAAGCCCCATCTCCCTGTCCTCAGGGGTGTACTGTCCCCTACGCCTCTGCTGGGCATGTGCATTTAACTTGTGCCAAGTGTTtccatcttcattttcttctttaacatcTCTCTGCTGGGCCATAGTGAGGCAATCAGGAAAGAGGCAGCTAACTATTACAGAACTGAGGCTCAAGAGGTGCAGTCACCTGCCCAGGATCACACAACTAGTGAGTGCCAGGGCCAGGGCTGGAAGAGTCCTTGCCAGGGCTCTCCAGACTCCAGAGCAATTGAGAAGTGCTTGCCTCTGATGGGTGATTGCCTCTCTCAGTGGGTGGAAGGtgtgggaggcagggggctggaCCATTAGCTCCCAGCTGGAGATGGTTCCATGGCAGTGTGAGTGGGGAACCTGAGGCCCAGCTTTTCTACCTGCTGTGTGATCAGCGCCAGGACATAGGCACTCTCTGGGAATCCGTATGGTGGTCGTGATGTACTCTCAGGGCTCTTCCTGCTTCGGCAGTGGTTGATTGGTTGGTTCACACACCCACACTGGTCCCCACCAGTCAGTCTGAGGATTCCATCCATCGCTATGTCCCCGGGACCTGGAGCAGCACTAGGTTCTCAATACTAGCCACTCAATAAGCAGTCAGGCATTGACCCAACACATCCCCTGGGCCCCTAGTGAGCCAGAAAGACCTGTGCTGAGGCTGGGAAGCAGGTACCCCCACTGATGTGGAACATTCCCCCAACCAGTAGgcagagtttgtgtgtgtgtgcatgtgtgtgtttgggaggtAGGGCAGCGGGGGACgggggtggtggtgtgtgtgtgggggggggggggggttgcagTCAGGGAGGGCATCCCAGAGGGGGCAGCCCTGAGGCTACTGCTAAAGAAGGAGGAGTTAGAGGTTATTGCTGAGTTTAGAAGAGACTGCCCCCTCACCCTCCCACTGTCCTTTCTCTTCACAGAAGTGGCTCTCCTCACCCTTCCCCTCGTCCTCCTTCAGCCCCAGTGGTCTGACCCCCGAGATCTCCCCACTGGAGGTGCTGGACAGAGATGCCAAGGCCACACAGATGCTCCTGCTTCAGCAGGACAAGAGCTCACCATCCTCAGCTGAGACCAGCGGCCACTCGGTGACCAGCTGCTTCACCAACCAAGGCTACTTCTTCTTCCGCCTCCCGGATGCCCTGGAGATTGAGGCCTGCCAGGTCTACTTCGCTTATGACCCCTGCACCGAGGAACTTGATACGGGTGGGCCCAGGGCCCCCGAGGGAGCTCTCCTTCCACCCCTGCCGACTCCACCAGGGGATGACGATGCTTACTGCACCTTCCCCCCCGGGGAAGACCTGCTGCTCTTCTCTCCGAGTCTCCTCAGTGGCCCAGGCCCCCCGAACACTGCCCAGCGGGGCACTGGGGCTGGTGAAGAGAGGCTGGCAGCCAGCCCACAGGAGGGAGTCCCTGGAGACTGGACCCCCCAGTCCCTGGGGCCTCCTGCTCTGGAAACCCCTGACCTGGTGGATCTGCAGTCACAGCCAGAGCATGAGCTGGGAGAAGCAAGAGAGAAGGTGCCTGACCCCCGTCCAAGGGAGGGGACCAGCTTCCCCTGGGTCAGCCCTCCCGGGCAAGGCCAAGTCTGGGCCCCCATTACCTGCCTGACCCTGAACACCGATGCCTACCTGTCCCTCCAAGAGCTCCAGGATCAGGACCCAGCTTACTTGGTGTAGACAGACAGCCGGAGCTGGGAGGCAGGTGGCCATCCACTGCTGCGTCAGGCCTGCTTGAGGACTCTATGTCCATGAAGCTTGTCCCCTGCTGAGACACTGGGTGTCCATCAGCCTCTGGACATCTCTGCCCAGAGGGCCTCACCCAGTCCCGCACACTCAGCTGTTCATTTCCAAACCTCAGTTGCTGCTCCCTGCGCCTACACCCCAAGCCAAGAACTTTGGGGGTGGGGTCCTTTGACTCCCCCACTCCCTCATTTGTCATGAAGTCCTGTGGGTTTTGCCTCTTCACCCTGGCTTACTCACTGGGcttcctgcccacccacccaccacagGACAATCAGCGGAATCTTTCCAAAACATAAATGGAGCTATGCTgcccctcctggagaaggaaatggcaatccactccagtattcttgcttggaaaatcccatggacagaggaagctggcgggctacagtccatgggattgcaaagagttggacacgacagagcgaatGAGCATACACATGCTGCTCCTGGTTTAAAATCCTGCCATGGCTCACCACTGCCCTCAGTACAACTTCTTGGCCTACCCATTGGGTCCTCCAGCATCATGTTGGGACATTCCTATCTAGAACCCTCCCAA is a window of Odocoileus virginianus isolate 20LAN1187 ecotype Illinois chromosome 23, Ovbor_1.2, whole genome shotgun sequence DNA encoding:
- the IL2RB gene encoding interleukin-2 receptor subunit beta; this translates as MAAPALPCCLSLLILLLPLAIPQASTSVNGLSISSPDGDRSGGQTLEGHGCPTASPTRHIFTAFASNITCFYNSRANVSCIWSHDEGLQATTCCLHSHQPKREELFPTKQWKHTCELQPVKPGSWACNLVLGQSPEAQKLTIVDVMKLTVMCSEGGKWRKMMTQDIKPFDYIRLVPPHSLQVAHVETHRCNITWTISQVSHYIQNDVEFEARTRSAGHSWEDTPLLTLRQNQQWIYLENLAPGMQYELQVRAKPQLGRHEVWSHWSQPLTFRTVPAETRKKIPPLPWLGHIILGVGSFVGLVLLVYFLGNFRCIRLWLKKVLKCHIPDPSEFFSQLSSEHGGDFQKWLSSPFPSSSFSPSGLTPEISPLEVLDRDAKATQMLLLQQDKSSPSSAETSGHSVTSCFTNQGYFFFRLPDALEIEACQVYFAYDPCTEELDTGGPRAPEGALLPPLPTPPGDDDAYCTFPPGEDLLLFSPSLLSGPGPPNTAQRGTGAGEERLAASPQEGVPGDWTPQSLGPPALETPDLVDLQSQPEHELGEAREKVPDPRPREGTSFPWVSPPGQGQVWAPITCLTLNTDAYLSLQELQDQDPAYLV